A portion of the Carya illinoinensis cultivar Pawnee chromosome 11, C.illinoinensisPawnee_v1, whole genome shotgun sequence genome contains these proteins:
- the LOC122282557 gene encoding protein NRT1/ PTR FAMILY 2.8-like, with the protein MEVSSSVLEQDSSSTTPPPTTDPPHQSSTRKLGGWKSIAYIIGNETFEKLASMSLISNMAVYLMTEYNLRGIFVVNVVNIWYGTSNIASIAGAFISDAYLGRFRTLLFGSVASLLGMGSMTLTASLHQLRPSTCKRQTQCPKPLSWQLAFLFMALAMLSLGAGGIRPCNIAFGADQFDTQTEKGRAQLESFFNWWYFSFTVALIVALTIVVYIQTNVSWVLGFAIPTVCLCVSLAIFLTGRHTYIYKKPQENIFAGLAKVIIAACRKHRLTAGPASEHSFYDPPMTGSELLTIRLVHTDRFLFLDKAAIIAEPTELDNQGRTRNGWKLCSLQQVEQLKCLVATLPIWVTGIGCFMTMDQQNTFGILQVMQMDRSIGTHFKVPPGWMNIAPMIALSMWIFIYERVYILQAKKLTERDPRLTMQQRISTGIVLSILCMLVAGVIEKKRREAALRHGSFISPFSFALLLPQFFLSGLTGAFASVAIMELFTLQMPESMRTMAAGVFFLNLSISNYFGSFLVNIIHHLTSNRGKSPWLGGHDLNKNRLDYYYYIVATLAALNFVYFTFFASRYLSSSRVCSGTGQIPSDSSIP; encoded by the exons atggaagtttCTTCTTCAGTACTGGAGCAAGACAGTAGTAGTACTACTCCACCCCCTACTACTGATCCTCCTCATCAGTCTTCAACTAGAAAACTAGGAGGATGGAAATCTATCGCCTACATCATTG GGAACGAAACCTTTGAGAAATTGGCATCGATGAGCTTGATATCCAATATGGCAGTTTACCTGATGACAGAATACAACTTGAGAGGTATATTTGTTGTAAATGTGGTAAACATCTGGTATGGAACCTCCAACATTGCATCAATTGCAGGCGCTTTCATTTCTGATGCTTATCTAGGCAGGTTTCGTACCCTCCTCTTTGGTTCCGTTGCGTCTCTTCTG GGTATGGGGAGCATGACCTTAACAGCATCTCTACATCAGTTAAGACCCTCCACCTGCAAAAGGCAAacccaatgcccaaagcccCTAAGTTGGCAGCTAGCCTTCCTCTTCATGGCTCTAGCAATGCTATCCTTGGGTGCAGGCGGCATCAGGCCTTGTAACATAGCCTTTGGAGCTGATCAATTTGACACCCAGACCGAGAAAGGAAGAGCACAATTAGAAAGCTTCTTCAATTGGTGGTATTTCTCCTTCACAGTTGCTCTCATTGTGGCCCTCACTATTGTTGTCTACATTCAGACTAATGTCAGCTGGGTTTTAGGCTTTGCCATTCCTACTGTCTGCCTTTGTGTTTCCTTAGCCATTTTCTTGACCGGCCGCCACACTTACATCTACAAGAAGCCTCAAGAAAACATCTTCGCAGGCTTGGCCAAGGTGATCATAGCTGCCTGTCGGAAGCATCGGCTAACTGCCGGACCGGCCTCCGAACACTCATTTTATGATCCTCCCATGACGGGATCAGAGTTGTTGACAATAAGGCTTGTTCATACAGACAGGTTTTTGTTCCTTGATAAGGCTGCTATAATTGCAGAACCAACTGAATTGGACAACCAAGGCCGGACGAGAAATGGTTGGAAACTTTGTAGCTTGCAGCAAGTGGAACAACTTAAATGCTTAGTTGCAACTTTGCCAATATGGGTAACAGGTATTGGCTGTTTCATGACCATGGATCAGCAGAACACGTTTGGGATCCTTCAAGTGATGCAAATGGACAGATCCATTGGAACCCATTTCAAGGTTCCACCAGGCTGGATGAACATCGCACCCATGATTGCACTCTCGATGTGGATCTTCATTTATGAGCGCGTTTACATCCTCCAGGCAAAGAAATTGACAGAAAGGGACCCGAGACTGACGATGCAGCAGAGAATAAGTACCGGCATTGTGTTGTCAATTCTGTGCATGTTGGTTGCTGGGGTTATTGAGAAGAAGCGTCGTGAAGCAGCTTTGAGACATGGATCGTTTATTTCACCTTTTAGTTTTGCATTGCTCTTGCCGCAGTTTTTCTTATCTGGTCTGACGGGAGCTTTTGCTTCAGTTGCAATAATGGAGTTATTCACCCTGCAAATGCCAGAGAGCATGAGAACTATGGCTGCAGGAGTCTTCTTTCTCAACTTATCCATATCCAACtacttcggatcctttcttgtCAATATCATCCATCATCTGACCTCGAACAGAGGCAAATCGCCATGGTTGGGAGGTCACGACCTGAACAAGAACAGGCTTGACTACTACTATTACATTGTTGCGACCCTCGCAGCTCTAAATTTTGTGtactttactttctttgctAGCCGTTATCTCTCAAGCAGCAGGGTTTGTAGTGGGACAGGGCAGATCCCATCAGATAGCTCGATCCCTTGA